In a single window of the Antedon mediterranea chromosome 1, ecAntMedi1.1, whole genome shotgun sequence genome:
- the LOC140048030 gene encoding testis-expressed protein 10 homolog, protein MGKSGRKSKEKKKDFQKVKLKVGKSKPAANNVTKATFKTGGVLIREQLKQDESQPTTQRKQNIHELLCQLNHYNSKVRQDSLWGMKELLTKHPELISEHLALLVDNFCTLFTDKQASVRKATISLLALLFANTHENDMSPFMSILVVYLCSAMTHIDESVQLDSLSVLDLCLDSYPNLIVPHSQELLMNFVSQITRQRSMKPDFENADLELIVNPDRKMTSQSWRLKVLARLRKFLQSLLETRKVDVSAVDTSGVTAIRWDETNGNNLHFKPFLLEGFTLRSLTSDTNSQTNQLSSVGDVVSFVNKVIPLLMQSWMEVSPSLMSTESGLLPVAMETLEAVLGVLCLLLKWVRVTCMEKDDFKPLDKLLAQHKKEFSQRLFTSFPLIENSHGSNKRKKGKQSGVQTSNLALAEIMTYFINKDKPLKGWYQRLHDHFVDDLSDYCTVDHVTAVLSIVKRLIGVLNKSDANTLLEVLCDLHKKFHQKSQVRGFLLRFLSDIAMKESGFESVNEWVSSLPTEVLRLNIGKSCDRSNVKSCDISDIIQVISKAASRGHQTVLQGFQDNIVKLMDHRDGLLLQVSALEQRELVQLLYWVPILGKDLLRELAFASMDERLTCDNIAFAFQLLTIRFSSCETHEIDELLSCLLTSNLGLTMEVLNNLELEASGKEKNDDVLLIRPPTYCYIVLQSCDSKDYFRQTRICKIICDCFKQLEISGRVWISYQLAVYNLLSSKRIFPIKSLQSILRTFYHLNSENTQIGTNLSQHLAHCCLASILASVPLYEAVYNDDHWSIDLWTLCVDIFLKTPDLLHLSLELMDCGIQDVSQEDDIYKTAIVLLRLLQTSSLSIYLVRDALLLRRISNNLQIHHLCPKESQWRVELNYELSLLPSVTDRR, encoded by the exons gAATTACTTTGCCAGTTAAACCACTATAACTCCAAAGTCCGACAAGATTCTCTTTGGGGCATGAAAGAACTTCTTACCAAACACCCAGAACTTATATCTGAACACTTGGCTCTCCTTGTGGATAACTTCTGTACATTATTCACTGACAAGCAGGCGTCTGTCAGAAAAGCAACGATATCACTGCTAGCCCTACTGTTCGCAAACACACATGAGAATGATATGTCTCCGTTTATGTCCATTCTTGTGGTTTACCTCTGCAGTGCAATGACCCATATTGACGAGAGTGTACAACTTGATTCGTTGTCTGTCCTCGACCTTTGCCTCGACTCGTATCCGAATTTGATCGTGCCACACAGTCAAGAACTCTTGATGAACTTTGTCAGCCAGATTACGAGGCAGCGAAGCATGAAACCAGACTTTGAAAATGCAGATCTTGAGCTAATTGTGAACCCTGATagaaaaatgacatcacaatcTTGGAGGTTAAAG GTATTGGCAAGGTTACGTAAATTTCTCCAGTCATTGCTGGAGACAAGGAAAGTTGATGTAAGTGCTGTCGACACCTCAGGGGTAACAGCTATCAGATGGGATGAAACCAATGGAAATAATCTGCATTTTAAACCGTTTCTTTTAGAAGGTTTTACATTAAG GTCACTGACCTCTGACACCAATTCACAGACCAACCAACTATCTAGTGTGGGTGATGtggtttcatttgtaaacaaaGTGATTCCACTTCTTATGCAATCATGGATGGAAGTGTCTCCGTCTCTCATGAGTACAGAAAGCGGACTGTTACCTGTTGCTATGGAAACGTTAGAAGCTGTTCTTGGCGTGTTGTGTCTGTTGTTGAAATGGGTTCGTGTTACTTGTATGGAGAAAGATGATTTTAAG ccTTTAGATAAACTCCTTGCCCAACATAAAAAAGAATTTAGCCAACGATTGTTTACATCGTTTCCACTCATCGAAAACAGTCATGGTTCAAACAAACGCAAGAAGGGAAAGCAATCGGGTGTCCAGACGTCTAACCTGGCATTAGCTGAAATCATGACATACTTCATCAACAAAGATAAACCTTTAAAAGGATGGTATCAGAGGCTACATGATCACTTTGTTGATGATCTTTCTGATTACTGTACTGTTGATCATGTGACCGCTGTGCTGAGTATTGTGAAGAGGCTAATTGGAGTCCTTAACAAATCTG ATGCAAACACTCTTCTAGAGGTACTCTGCGATCTCCACAAAAAGTTCCATCAGAAATCGCAAGTTCGGGGATTCCTTCTTCGATTTCTCTCGGACATAGCTATGAAGGAATCTGG TTTTGAATCTGTGAATGAATGGGTAAGCAGCCTTCCTACTGAAGTCCTTAGACTAAACATTGGAAAGTCGTGTGACCGAAGTAATGTCAAATCATGTGACATTAGTGACATCATTCAAGTGATATCAAAAGCTGCATCCAGAGGTCACCAAACTGTTCTGCAAGGATTTCAAGACAATATAGTGAAGTTAATGG ACCATCGGGATGGCCTTCTCTTGCAAGTATCAGCTCTTGAACAACGTGAGCTGGTTCAACTTCTCTACTGGGTACCAATACTTGGTAAGGATCTGCTCAGGGAACTTGCTTTTGCTAGTATGGATGAGAGGCTAACATGTGATAATATAGCGTTTGCTTTCCAGTTATTAACCATTCG ATTTTCAAGCTGTGAAACACATGAAATTGATGAACTATTAAGCTGCCTTTTAACCAGTAATTTAG GTTTAACAATGGAGGTTCTAAACAATCTTGAATTAGAAGCATCGGGGAAAGAAAAGAACGATGATGTGTTACTCATACGACCTCCGACCTATTGTTACATAGTTTTACAGTCATGTGACTCTAAAGATTATTTCCGACAAACCAGGATATGTAAG ATAATTTGTGATTGCTTTAAACAACTTGAAATCAGTGGACGTGTGTGGATAAGTTATCAATTAGCTGTATATAATCTACTT TCAAGCAAGAGAATCTTCCCAATCAAATCACTCCAATCAATTCTACGAACATTCTACCACCTGAATTCTGAAAATACTCAAATTGGAACCAACTTATCACAACATCTAGCTCACTGCTGCTTGGCGTCCATTTTGGCTAGTGTTCCTCTTTACGAGGCAGTGTATAATGATGACCATTGGAGCATTGATCTCTGGACATTGTGTGTGGACATATTTCTGAAGACTCCTGATTTGTTGCACCTTTCATTGGAGTTGATGGATTGTGGAATTCAAG ATGTTTCGCAAGAAGATGATATTTACAAGACTGCTATTGTTTTGTTACGGTTGCTGCAAACATCTTCGTTGTCAATTTATCTAGTTAGGGACGCGTTGTTGTTGCGGAGAATATCTAACAACTTACAG attcatCATCTATGTCCAAAAGAGAGCCAATGGCGGGTTGAACTAAACTATGAGTTAAGTCTTCTGCCATCAGTAACAGACagaagatga